The genomic window ACTTGGTGGCGCTGTGAATGACAATATCCGCCCCAAGGGCTAAAGGCTTTTGCCAGTAAGGGGTCATAAAGGTGTTATCTACGATAACTTTAAGATTAAACTTTTTTGCAACTCTTGAAACTTCATTAATGTCGGTTATTTTTAACAATGGGTTTGTGGGGGTTTCTACATATATCGCACGAGTGTTGTTTTTGATAGCCCTTTCCACCTGATGTAAATCGCTAGTGTTTACATAGGTGGCTTCTATCCCTAGATTTTCAAAGACCTTGCTTAAAACTCTATAAGTGCCGCCATAAACATCATCGGAAACTATGATATTGTCTCCCCTGGTAAACAGCATGAAAACCGCCGTGATAGCTGCCATCCCTGAAGCAAAGGCAAAACCTGTCCTGCCTTCCTCCAGGCTTGCGATCACATTTTCCAAGGCTTCCCGTGTTGGATTTCCCGTGCGGGAATATTCATAGCCCGAATGCTCCCCCGGCCCTTTTTGTCTGTAAGTGGAAACTTGATATATAGGATAACTTACCGCTCCCGTCCTCTCATCTACTTCAAAGCCCGTATGAAGAACTTTGGTATCTTCTCTCAATTTATATTCCTCCCTGGTAAATCTTTTTGCTCAAATACCGCTCACTACCATCAGGAAAGATGGTTACTATATTTGCCGGTGAGGTAAGTTCCCCGGCAATCTGTAAGGTCGCATAAAAAGCGGCACCTGAAGAACTACCTACCAGCACCCCTTCTTTTTTTGCCAGCTCTTTTACCATATTAAAAGCATCCTCATCAGAAACAGTTACTACTTTATCAATGAGTTTAACATCCAGAGTTTTGGGAATAAAATCCACGCCGATGCCTTCAGTTTTATGTGGTCCTTTGGGCCCTCCTCCAAGAATGGAACCCACAGGTTCCACAGCCACCGCCTTTATCTTGGAGTCTCTTTCTTTTAAAAACCTTGCAGTTCCGGTAAAGGTACCGCCGCTTCCCACTCCTGCTACAAAATAATCTATCTTACCGTCGAGCTGCTTATATATTTCCGGGCCGGTAGTTTTATAATGGGCCAGGGGATTTGCCATGTTTTCGAATTGATTTGGTATAAAAGAGCCCTCGATGTTTTCGGCCAGGTCCTTCGCTTTCTCAATGGCTCCTTCCATGCCCTTATCGGTGGGAGTATGAATGATTTCAGCCCCCAAAGCTTTCATGAGTTCCTGCTTTTCTACGGAAAACTTCTCCGGTATTACGAAAATGACCCTGTATCCCCTGTTTAATGCGGCCAGAGCAATGCCGATACCCGTGTTGCCTGCCGTGGGCTCTATAACTGTTCCCCCTTTTTTGATTAATCCTTGCTTTTCGGCTGCTTCCAGCATGAAGTTTCCAATCCTATCTTTTACACTGCCACCGGGGTTGAAATATTCCAGCTTTGCATAGATATTTACTCCTTCCGGCAGTGAAAAATTATTGATTTTTAGTATTGGTGTTTGACCTATAAGTTCTCTTATGTCGTTCACAACTTTACACATTTCAATTTCCCTCCAATAATTGATTAGTGTAAAAACTCTAAGGCACTCAAAATCGACTTTTTACACCGGAATATTCATACCTCAAATCGTCACAAGCAGAAATAAAATTTCCCAATGGAAAAGTTTCATCCCGATCAATCTTTATTTAACTTTGATGAATGTCCAATTTTAAGCATCTCCTTTATATTTTCTAGCGGCGTTTCTCCAGAAATTTCGCATCCCGGCATCAGTATGAACCTCCCATGTCCTGCTTTTTTAATGCACTCCTTTGCTGCTCTGGCTACATCGGCAACGCTCCCGTATTCCATCACCGATGAAGGGTCTATGTTTCCCGCCAGGATCACTTTATCTTCCAATAGTCTTTTCGCTTCGCCAATATCTACTTTGTGGTCTACAGACATAATATCCGGTCCGATTTCCCTTATCAAATCCAGGCGGTCTCCTGTATCACCACAGATATGAAAAAAGGTTTTAGCCCCTTTGCTTTTTATATATCGGTTTATCTTATCAAGATAAGGAAAGGCAAACTTTTCAAAATGCCTCTTTGATATCAAATCCCCCGACGCCGAAGGGTCGGAGATATATATCATTTCTATCCCGCTTTTTATAAAGAGAGTAACATATTCCAGAAAAATCTCGGTGGAAAATCTTAAAACTTCATCTGCAAAATTCTCATCTTTCCTCAGCATTCTCATAAATGTATCCGGGCCCACCATTTGTGCGGCCTGGGTGAAAGGTGCGCGGCAGTTGACCGCAAGGATAATTTTTTCTTTTACCTTTTCATTTATGAAATCTGCTATCTGCCGTAGAGAATTTACATTCCTATCGGATTTTATCTTATTTATATCAAGTTTAAATAAATCCGATTTATCCCTAATGAGTGGATTTTCCATAAAGGGCGCACCCTTTTCGGGAAATTTCAGTTCGCCTCCCAAAGCCATGACAGGTACCGATGTAAGGCCCGCCAGCAGGAAAAATATATCCGAGTCAATATTCAGAGCCTCTTCTATAACCACAGGAGCAAGTTTAAAAGGATTATCCAGAAATTCCTTTATGGTATACCCCCTCCGGTTTAAAGCCCAGAACTCGGTAGCAAAAGCCGAAGCGGCGGCTGTATTTTTACCAAGGAACATGTCAATTATCCTCTGTCTGCCGACCATGACACATATCTCCTTTCGGAAATTTCAAGCTTCGGGTAAACACCCTGTCAAAATCCGGCAGCATGGAAAGTTCTACATATTTTACTTTATCGGTAAGCTCCTTCATTTCTTCCCTTATCTTTTTAGAAAGCAAGCACATCGCTGCACCGGCCTTTGAGGTGTTGCCAACAAAACTTATCTTATCTTTCCACTCCATGGCCGCCATTCCGATACCTATCAGGCTTTCCGGTCGAAGATGGGCACCGAAGGCTCCTGCCACATACACCTTTCCCAAATCCCCGGGTTTTAACCCCTTTTGTTCTAAAAGTGCGGTTATCCCTGCCCACAGAGCGCCTTTGGCCAGCTGGACCTGGCGTATATCCCGGGAAGTTAAATAAATGGCCGGTATTTCTTCCCTGGGTTGTGTTACCATAAAGGCCGGTTTTCCATCATATTCGACGATACGGACAGCCACGCTTTCAGGCAGCAGGTCCGCAGCGGCAGGATTTATTTTGCCTGAAACATCTATGATACCTGCTTTTATAAGTTCGGAGACCAAATCAATGATTCCGCTCCCGCAAAGGCCGAAAGGTTCAATGTTACCAATGGTCTTTATATTTACTTCATCGGTTATTCGAACTTGCTCTATGGCTCCTTCCGCCGCCCGCATGCCGCAGCCGATATTCACACCTTCCAGGGCCGGGCCGGCTGGAGATGAGCACGCTGTAAGCTCTTTACCATCAAACAATACCAGCTCTCCGTTGGTCCCTATATCCATGAGAAGTGATTTCTCACTTTTTTTATGCATGCCGGTGGCAAAAACACCCGCGGTAATGTCGGCACCTACATATCCTGAGATGGATGGGAGACAATATACTTTCCCAAAAGGGGAGATCATAAGTCCCAGGTCGTCTGCGTTTATTTCAATGTCGCCTTTTAAAACCGGGCTATATGGAGCATAGCCTATCGACTCGGGATTAAGTCCCAGAAAAAGGTGCATCATGGTGGTATTTGCAGCTACGGATATCTCATAGATGTATTTCTTATTAATGCCGCTTGATTCAGCAGCTTCTTGTATGAGATTATTTATACATCCGATAATGCTTTTCTGGAGTAAATCCAGTTGTTCTTTGGTTTCTCTGGCGAAGCTTATGCGTGACAGGACATCCAGGCCGTAGCTTTTTTGCGGATTTAGCTCGGACTTTACCGCCTCCTCCCGGCCGTTTTTCAGGTTCACCAGGGAAACTACCACTGTGGTGGTTCCTATATCAACTGCAATACCATATAAAAGTTCTGAGGTATTTTCCTCTTCAATCCCGACAATCTTTCCATCCCTTATAATGGCTGTGTAATTCGAAATCTTAATTTTGTTTTCAGACGACTCACCCCTGTAACCACGGTTTGACAGGAACTTCAGTATCTTTAGCCTATATTCCTGGTCTATTGGATACCCGACGATCTCCGTCATATGCTCTTCTAAAGAAATACCGGCTTCTAATTTCCTCGGTAGATCGAAAGGCACTTTTATGATATATGGGTCAATAGTAAACTCTCCGATGTTACTTTTTTCCAGCACAACACTCTTTTTGTTTTCAAAGAGTGGTTCTATTTCCACATCGTTTTCCAGTAAATACAGGCAGGCAATACGAATGCCTTTTTCCAGTTCCCCTTTTGAAAGAAGTTTCAGTTCTTCAGGTTTAGGAGGACCGGCTTTTTTTACCCTGACCCTGCACTTGCCGCAGGTGCCACAACCACCGCATGGAAATTCCATTGGTATCCCCGCTCTTCTCAGGACATTCATCAAAGTCTCTCCGGCTTTTGCATTAATTTTTCTATTTTCAGGAATCAGAGTTATCTCTATTTTGTTATTCATTTATTCCTCCCAAAATGAGTGAAAATAAGAGTAGATTTGGATCAAATTATTTATGGTATCGGGAAAACAGCTCCCATCGGAAGAAAAAATATAACGACCGCCCGTGAAGATATGCTGTATTTTTTTTATGGCGTCAAAGACCGCTTCTTCTTCCCCCTGGTTATATGAAAGTGTTATATTGCCCATGAATGCCGCTCTATCTGCCATTATCTCTTTTATGTCTTTTATCTCATCCGGGGTTTTCCCTTCAAAACCATGTATGGCATCAATCCCCATGCTTATCAAATCCTGAAGAAATCCGGTAATGTGACCGTCAGAATGAAAAAAATACGGGTTTCCCCCTGGATTTTATTTCAAATACCAGTTTCGAAAGCTCCGGAAAAACCAATTCTCTATAAGATACCGGTGAAAAAAAAAGTCCTTTTGAGCCTGCAAGGTCATCAAATATCATAATGCCGTCGGCACCTTTTTCCAGAAGTTCCAGAACAATTTCAAGATGCCTTTTACCTAAACTTCTCATATAGTTTCTAAACTCTAGCGGACTTTTTTTAGACATTCTAGCCGCCGTCTCAAGACCCATTTCCGAGATAGCCTGCCAGAAAACTCCGGGAATGCCTCCCAGTAAAAAGCAATCTGTATTTTTAGCAAGGTTCTTTATATCCGATGGATTTTCAAAACTTATAGAAAAGCCTGAGTTGTAAGGGTCTACGGTAAAGGTAATAAGGTCGGTGTTCAGCGTATAAATAAAATGTTCCAATAATGCACTGTCGTTTGATTTACCGGGAAAAGCAATCTCACCACAGGGGGGTCGGTCCAGGACCTTGCCCTCCAGGGCTGCAAACACTCTATCCTTTTTAGAAATTGCCGGTCTGCCGGTAATAAACATTTTTGCAAGAACCCTCTTCCATGCCATGCATCATTCGAACCATCTACTTTTACACACTTCCGATTTTTGCGGCATCGGCCATAGCTCTTATGTTTTCAATCGGGGTGTTGGCCCCTATGCCGCAGGCGGGGGATAATATACCTGCCCCCTGGTTTATCGACACTATTGCGGCTTTCCTGACCCTTTCCGGAGTCCCTTTTTCCAGCAGGAAGGTACTGACATTGCCCATGATCACCTTTTCGGGAAGGGCTTGCTTCACCTTTCTGAGATTTGTTATGGCATCGATGCTCAACACCCTGCTTTTGATATTTTTCAACTGGTCAAGCACTGGAAGCAGTCTCCCGCAAATATGGACCATAACAGGTACACCGGTAGCATCTTCTATGGATTCCGTTATTTTATTTATCACCGGAACAGCAACTTCACCAAAGACCTTTGGCCCCAGTATCTCTCCGGTGCCACTGGGATCTGCGAGGTTTATGACATCTGCTCCGGCTTTTGTCATAGCAACTCCAAATTTTACTATATTTTCGGCTACAAATTCCAGAAATTCCATGGCCTCACCGGGGTTTTTCCGGAGGGCTTTATAAAAATCCATGGGTTCCATCAAAGATGTGGCAAGACTGATGGGCCCCGTGAGATTGCCTATGACAGGTATTTCAGGGTATGATTTCTTAAGTATTATTATGGCTTCAAGAACTACCGCTACTCGATAATGGTTTTCGGTAAGTCCGGGAAGTCTATTCCATTCACCGATGGTATTTAAAGGATATTTCACAACCCGGGGTTCGGTCTCCCGGGTGCCCATATAGACTTTTGCACCCATGGCTTCCGCTTCAACAGTCATACAAAAAGGCACTCCGACATTTTCTATACCCCCCAGCAATTGAACTCCTAAGGATAGTCTCGCCATTTTTTCCGGGTCGATATGAGCCTCAGGCCAGAAGCAGGAAGTGGCTTTCATCACATCCACCACCGCCATATTCATCATGCCTCCGGGACAAACGACAGGGACCCGGTCTACAGGTTTTTTATTTATAGCATTAAGTAATCGTGTTTTAAAATTTATTTCACTCATAACTTTTCTCCTTTTTATCACTATAAAGCTCCCGGATGTATTCCGGTTATGCTTTGACTAGAGTAAAACTCCTTCGGAAGCAAAATTTCGCTTCATGATGCCAGTGCATCGGGTATATTCAAAACCCTCTTTGCAACCCTAACCGCACCTGCCGCATTTTCACCATAGCCGTCCGCTCCTATGCTCCTGGCAAAACTTTCGGATATGGGGCCCCCGCCTACCAGCACTTTGACCCTATCCCGCAATCTTTCTTCTTTCAACAGCTCAATTACTTTTTTCATTTCTCCCATAGTTGTAGTCATCAGTGTGGAAAGGCAGATGAGATCCGCATCGACTTGTTTTGCTTTATCTACAAAGTCTCGAGCAGGCACATTCCTCCCCAGGTCAATAATTTCAAAACCTGAAGCCTGAAGAAGCACTTTTACCAGATTTTTCCCGATATCATGGGTATCTCCTTCTACAACTCCTATGACAACCTTTCCCAAAACATGAGTTTCCTCTTTTTTAATATGGGGAGTCACCACTTCAAGTCCTGCGTACATGGCATCGGAGCATAGCAGCAGCTCCGGCACAAAATATTCATTTTCCTCAAAGAGCCTGCCCGCCTCATTCATGCCGATTACCAGCCCTTGATTGATGATGGTGAGCGGACTGATATTCATCTCCAATGCTTTTTTTGAATTTTTTGCCGTAAGTTCTTCTTCCATCTCCACTACATTATCGGCAATGGTCTTCAATATATCGATGTCTTTCAAAATGATTCCCCCTAAAATTTTTATTTCCTAGTTTTTTGATTGGATTACTTGTATTTATAATAATATTATCCTTCATTCTATTATTTGTCAAGATAAAAATTTCTCATTAAACAAAAAAGACCCCAATGATCGGTTGCAGCCTGCTTCGCAACCGTCACCTGACTCAAATAGTCACTTGTCTTATTTTGGGCATAAAAAAAAGGAGATACTTTATCAAGTATTCTCCTCTTACTTCAGAATAAATTGCTACTTCCCACCTCTTACTTGGCCGCATTGCATACTGCACAGTGGTTGTTGTTCACTTTCTGTCCGTTCCTGACCATGGTTATAGCATCCTTAGGGCATTTTTCCTCACATATTCCGCAGCCGATACAAAGCTCCTGATTTACAACATGTTTTTTCTTGACTTCACCTGTTATGGCATTTGCCGGACAATTTTTTGCACAAATAGTGCAGCCTATGCATTTATCATCTATGACAGCTTTTTTGCGCTCGGTAAAAGCTGCCGTTATGGTCTTTGTGGGACATACCTCAACACACTTCATGCAGTTGCGGCATTTTGCATAATCTATGACAGCTACATTGTTGACAACATGAATAGCGTCAAAGGGGCACTCTTTCTCGCACTTTTTGCAGGCAATACAGCCAACATCGCACACCGCCCTGGTATCCTTGCCCTTCAATGTTGCTCTGCAGCGCACGTGAACTTCATTTTTTTCCGGTGTTAAGGCTATTACAAACTTGGGACATTCTTTCACACATAAACCGCAACCGGTGCATTTTTCCTCATCGATGACCGGAAGTCCATCCTCGCTCATGGTGATGGCATCAAAGGGACAAACCCTGGCGCAGTCTCCAAAGCCGATACATGCATAAGGACATCCTTTGGGCCCCCCGTTCACCATTGATGCTGCCCTGCAGGATTTTACCCCATGGTAATCAGCCTTGAGCCTGGCCTCGGCCTTCCCTCCCTGGCACAACACCCGGGCTATTTTTTTATCGGCAGAAGCTCCCGCATCCGAGACACCCATGATACTGGCAACCTTTTTTGCCACATTTTGTCCACCCACTACACATCCATTGGCAGGGGCTTTGCCCTCCACAATGGCTTTTGCAAGGCCTGAACATCCAGGAAAACCGCAGGCGCCACAGTTAGCACCAGGCAATGCTCCGAGAACTTCATCAATTCTGGGGTCATTTTCTACAGCAAATTTTTTAGATGCAATTACCAGGCCTCCCCCTAATATAAAGCCTAAACCCGCCATGCTCAATGTTGAAATTAATATCAAATTTGGCATTACTTTCACCTCCGATATTTCACCACAGTACCTTCTTAAATTCAGGTTATATTTAACTCTTCCATTAACTCTATATTCCTCTGGTATTATATCATAGCGGCACGAGGCCTGCAAAACCCAAAAATATCATGGCGAGTAAGCCAGCGGTAATAAACACTATAGCCGGTCCTTTTAAAGCATCAGGCACGTCACCAAATTCCATGTCTTCCCGGATACCGGACATCAATATTAAAGCTAAAGTAAAGCCTAAACCTGCACCTAAACCGAATATAGTACTTTCAATAAGATTGTAATTTTTTAATGGAATTAAAAGCGCCACTGCCAGCACTATACAGTTAGTAGTAATTAAAGGCAGATATATACCAAAAGCATTGTATAGCGCAGGACTTATCTTTAATACCACCATCTCCACCAGTTGCACCAGTGAAGCAATTACGAGGATAAAAGAGACTATCTGTAAAAAGGGAGCCAAGCCAAAGGGCATCAGTATATAATGCTGGATAAAGTAAGCGGCAACTGCCGTCATAGTCAAAACGAAAGTAGTAGCCATGCCCATACCTACAGCTGTTTCCGTTTTACTGGAAACCCCTAGAAAGGGGCAATTACCCAAAAATCTAGAAAAAACAAAGTTGTTAACCAAAACCGAGCTTACAATTATGAAAAACAATTCCTTCAGCATAATGTACCACCTCCTTTAGTGGCAGTGAGTATTTTTTACGGGCTTTCTTGTGATCATATTCATTATTCCTACCAGTATACCCATCACCAGAAATGCCCCCGGAGGAAGCAGCATAATCACCCAGTGAGTGAAATTCGCTCCCATTATGTGTATTCCAAACAGGGTTCCGGAACCAAGAATTTCCCTCACTATACTAATGAGCGTAATGGCCCACGCATATCCAAGACCCATCCCCAGAGCATCGGCGATAGACCTGATTAAACTCATTTTCGATGCAAAGCCCTCAGCTCTCCATAAAACTATGCAATTTACCACGATCAGGGGAATAAAGATCCCCATCACCTGGTATAAGGCCGGGAAATAAGCTTTCATAAAGAGGTCAACTATAGTAGTAAAGGTAGCAATAACGATAATATAACACGGTATTCTAACTTTTGATGGAATGATATTTTTCAAAATCGAAACCAGTATACTTGAACATGTAAGCACAAATGTCAACGCCAGACCCATGGCGATACCATTCTGGCCGGCCGTCGTTACCGCAAGGGCCGAGCATATGCCTATAACCGCTCTAAATATTGGATTCTCTCCCCAAAGACCATTGACAAAATCTTTAACCATTAAAAATCGCCTCCCACGGGGTAAATTTTTGTGACTGTAGCCAGGGAACTTTTTATGGCTTTTGAAACAGCCGTAGGAGAAATGGTGGCACCCGTAATAACCTTAACATCCTTTTTAGGAATAAATTCATCCTTTACGGATTTGCCCTTGAACTGATCCGTAAATGCCGGTTCTTTTATCCTGGCACCAAGGCCTGGAGTTTCAGACATTGAAAGTATTTCAATACCCGTAAGTTTGCCTTCTTTCGGATTATATCCAACCATTATCTCTATAGGACCACTAAAACCTGAGCCGGTAGTTTTAAAAGCGATGCCTTTTTTATTCCCCTGGTTATCCGTTCCTATATAGAGCGTCATCCCTTCCTTTTCAACAGTTATCATTTTTTCCGCCCCAGGAATAACTTTCATAACCGCCTGCTCGAGGGCCTGTTGAGCTTGCTCCTGAATCTTTGGGTTTGTCACTTCATAAGAAAATGCCAGTAATGCCCCGGCTGCAAGGGAAATTGCCACAAGAACCACTATCATTCTCGTATACTGGTTCATCTAACCTTCACCTCCCCATAAATCCTTGGCACGGTGTATCTATTAATTACCGGAGTAAAGGCGTTCATTAAAAGGATGGAAAAAGACACGCCTTCAGGGTACCCTCCGTAAAACCTTATAATTACAGTGAAAATTCCGGCTCCGATACCAAAAATAATCTTGCCAAGCCTGCTTATAGGCGAAGTTACCATATCAGTGGCCATGAAAAAGGCTCCAAGCATCAAGCCGCCGGAAAGAAGTTCAAAGATCGGATCCCGGCCTAATATTACTGATAAGATTGCCACTGCCCCCAGATAAAATCCGGGAATTCTCCATTCAATATAGCCTTTATACAAAAGGTATAATCCTCCTAATATTATCATCAAAGCAGAAGTTTCCCCCAGAGAACCACCTATATTTCCCAGGAAAAGTTTTACATAATCAGTAGAAACTCCCTGCATTTTCATGATCTGCAAAGGCGTGGCACCGGTTGTACCATCCACCGGATTTATCCATGTAGTCATCTGCACCGGGAAGGTAATCATCAAAAACACCCTGCCAATGAGAGCCGGATTAAAGGGGTTCATTCCGAGGCCGCCGTAAACTTGTTTTCCCAGTGATATAGCTATTGCAGCGCCCACCACCGCCATCCAGAGTGGAAGTCCCGGCGGCAAGTTCAATGCCAGAAGAATCCCTGTCACCATGGCACTGCCATCCCAGACGGTGATGGGCTTGCCCCTGAGTTTTTGAAAGATAGCCTCTGTCAATACTGCTGCCAGTGTTGTTATGATAACAAGAACTAAAGCTCTCATCCCGAAAAAATATATACCTGCAGCCGTCGGTAACAATAAAGCCCCGGCCACGTTGAACATTATTTTCTGAACACTTTCTCCCGAATGGATATGGGGAGATGAAGTCGTAATAAACTTAAATTCTCCCATCCAATTATCCCTCCTGCCTTTGCTTTATATATACATGTTTCAAATTTACACAATTTTTTTGGGTTTCTTCCGCACCATTTTAAGTGCTTAAATTTTTTCCTACATTCATATTATTTTTTCTTTGAAGCAACTATGTGATTTTTAGCAAGTCTGATAAGCTGCGTCAAAGGAATATGAGCAGCACAAACATAGGCGCAACATCCACACTCTATGCAGTCAAGAGCATGATATTCTTCAGCTTCGGTCCACATGCCTCTTTCTGCAAATTTGCCCAGTGTAGTGGGCAACAGGTGTATCGGACATGCATCCACACAGCGAGCGCAGCGTATGCACGGTGACTGCTCGGATAAATTGACATCATTTTTAGCCAGTACAAGTATGCCCGAAGTTCCCTTGACTGCGGGGACATCCAGCACCGACTGGGCAAGACCCATCATAGGGCCACCCATAATAACCTTGCCCACTTCTCCCTTAAATCCTCCACACTGTTCAATAATTTCGGAAAAGGGTGTACCTACTCTTATTAAAAGGTTCTTTGGTTCATTTACTCCTGTGCCTGTTACGGTAGTTATCCTTTCCACCAGGGGCATGCCTGTTTTAATAGCATTGGCAATGGCTGCACATGTGCCGGCATTGTCAACTATAACATGCACATCCATAGGAAGACCACCTGAAGGCACTTCCCGACCGGTGACAGCATTTATGAGCTGTTTTTCACCGCCCTGAGGGTACTTGGTAGCCAACTCGACCAATTCGATGCCATCTTTTGCTTGTATGGCCTTTCTAATGGCTTCAATGGCATCGGGCTTGTTCTCTTCGATGGCAATATATCCATTTTTCACTCCTGTGGCCTTCATTATTGCCTCAAGACCTAACACCACATCATCGGGCCTTTCAACCATCAGCCTGTGGTCTGCCGTTAGGTACGGTTCGCATTCGGCACCGTTTACTATGATGGTATCAATGGTCTTCCCGGGCGGTGGTGACAACTTTACCTGAGTGGGAAAACCAGCACCTCCCATACCTACTATGCCGGATTCCCGGATGAGGTTTTTAATCTCGTCAGGTGTGAGCTCTGCCAGGGGTTTCGGAGTCTTTATACCTTCAAACAGCTCGTCCTTGCCATCGGACTCTATAACCACCGACATTACCATGCCTCCACCGGGATGGGGCTTTGGCTCCACAGCCGTTACCTTGCCTGATATGCTGGCATGGATTGGTGCTGATACAAAGGCCTTAGCTTCGCCAATCTTCTGGCCTTTTTTTACCAGGTCCCCTACCTTAACTATGGGTTCGCATGGAGCTCCCACATGCTGACTCATGGGGATTATTACCCTATCGGGCAATTTTGCCCTTTCGACAGGCTTGTGTTTTGTGAAATCTTTATTGTAAGGAGGATGTATACCTCCCCTGAAGGTTTTGAGCATCGTTTCACCTCTCCTTTTAAAGTAAAACCTAATATAAGTTCGACATTTTTTTTAAAAAACCTTTTAAAATTATCCTTTTTATGCTAAAATTTCTTTTCACAAAGTATATAGTATACATTATTACATGGGTTATTGCATACAATTTATTTAATTCAGATACCAAAAAAATTTTTAAAGTTGTCAATAAATATGGTAGGATGATTATAAAGCTAATTTCACATATTCATTATACAATAAAAAAAGCCCGTGTTCTATAATTATATGTTAGAATTTGATTGTTATATTTTTCAAATTAAAACATAAAAAGGCCCGGGGGTTATTCCCGGGCTAAAACCCTGGGTCTTGGGGTGTAATCGGTATGGAGAAGCTCATGAGCTCTGTGGCTCAAGGGCTTTATCAGAAAATCCCTGTAAAGCTGCTGTACTACCGGATTTTCATGGGATTTCCTTAGCCTCATGGATTTATCGGCCTCATATATGGCCTGCATGCGCTTTTGTCTTACGTCATTATCCGTGGGAATAATCTGGCCTCCTCCTCCCAAACAGCCGCCCGGACATGCCATAACTTCTATAAAATGGTATGTTTTTTGTCCGGCTTTCACTGCTTCGAGAAGCTTTCGCGCATTGGCCAGGCCATGAGCTACGGCGGCTTTTAAAATGGTGCCGTTGATGGCTAGCTCCGCTTCTTTTATACCGTCAAGACCTCTTACCGGAGTAAAATTAATGTCTTCCAGCTCCTTACCGGTCACCAGTTCATATGCTGTTCTGATGGCTGCTTCCATAACCCCGCCGGTGGCTCCGAATATGACGCCGGCACCGGTGGATATGCCCAGCGGCAGATCGTATTCCTCGGGCTCCAGTTTGGAAATATCTATTCCCATTTCCTTTATCATTCTGGAAAGTTCCCTGGTAGTTATAGCTATATCCACATCGATGTATCCGCTGGATACCATTTCCCCCCTCTGAGCCTCAAAT from Biomaibacter acetigenes includes these protein-coding regions:
- a CDS encoding MtaA/CmuA family methyltransferase; protein product: MSEINFKTRLLNAINKKPVDRVPVVCPGGMMNMAVVDVMKATSCFWPEAHIDPEKMARLSLGVQLLGGIENVGVPFCMTVEAEAMGAKVYMGTRETEPRVVKYPLNTIGEWNRLPGLTENHYRVAVVLEAIIILKKSYPEIPVIGNLTGPISLATSLMEPMDFYKALRKNPGEAMEFLEFVAENIVKFGVAMTKAGADVINLADPSGTGEILGPKVFGEVAVPVINKITESIEDATGVPVMVHICGRLLPVLDQLKNIKSRVLSIDAITNLRKVKQALPEKVIMGNVSTFLLEKGTPERVRKAAIVSINQGAGILSPACGIGANTPIENIRAMADAAKIGSV
- a CDS encoding corrinoid protein, producing MKDIDILKTIADNVVEMEEELTAKNSKKALEMNISPLTIINQGLVIGMNEAGRLFEENEYFVPELLLCSDAMYAGLEVVTPHIKKEETHVLGKVVIGVVEGDTHDIGKNLVKVLLQASGFEIIDLGRNVPARDFVDKAKQVDADLICLSTLMTTTMGEMKKVIELLKEERLRDRVKVLVGGGPISESFARSIGADGYGENAAGAVRVAKRVLNIPDALAS
- a CDS encoding RnfABCDGE type electron transport complex subunit B — its product is MPNLILISTLSMAGLGFILGGGLVIASKKFAVENDPRIDEVLGALPGANCGACGFPGCSGLAKAIVEGKAPANGCVVGGQNVAKKVASIMGVSDAGASADKKIARVLCQGGKAEARLKADYHGVKSCRAASMVNGGPKGCPYACIGFGDCARVCPFDAITMSEDGLPVIDEEKCTGCGLCVKECPKFVIALTPEKNEVHVRCRATLKGKDTRAVCDVGCIACKKCEKECPFDAIHVVNNVAVIDYAKCRNCMKCVEVCPTKTITAAFTERKKAVIDDKCIGCTICAKNCPANAITGEVKKKHVVNQELCIGCGICEEKCPKDAITMVRNGQKVNNNHCAVCNAAK
- the rsxA gene encoding electron transport complex subunit RsxA, with translation MLKELFFIIVSSVLVNNFVFSRFLGNCPFLGVSSKTETAVGMGMATTFVLTMTAVAAYFIQHYILMPFGLAPFLQIVSFILVIASLVQLVEMVVLKISPALYNAFGIYLPLITTNCIVLAVALLIPLKNYNLIESTIFGLGAGLGFTLALILMSGIREDMEFGDVPDALKGPAIVFITAGLLAMIFLGFAGLVPL
- the rsxE gene encoding electron transport complex subunit RsxE encodes the protein MVKDFVNGLWGENPIFRAVIGICSALAVTTAGQNGIAMGLALTFVLTCSSILVSILKNIIPSKVRIPCYIIVIATFTTIVDLFMKAYFPALYQVMGIFIPLIVVNCIVLWRAEGFASKMSLIRSIADALGMGLGYAWAITLISIVREILGSGTLFGIHIMGANFTHWVIMLLPPGAFLVMGILVGIMNMITRKPVKNTHCH
- a CDS encoding RnfABCDGE type electron transport complex subunit G, which codes for MNQYTRMIVVLVAISLAAGALLAFSYEVTNPKIQEQAQQALEQAVMKVIPGAEKMITVEKEGMTLYIGTDNQGNKKGIAFKTTGSGFSGPIEIMVGYNPKEGKLTGIEILSMSETPGLGARIKEPAFTDQFKGKSVKDEFIPKKDVKVITGATISPTAVSKAIKSSLATVTKIYPVGGDF
- a CDS encoding RnfABCDGE type electron transport complex subunit D, which translates into the protein MGEFKFITTSSPHIHSGESVQKIMFNVAGALLLPTAAGIYFFGMRALVLVIITTLAAVLTEAIFQKLRGKPITVWDGSAMVTGILLALNLPPGLPLWMAVVGAAIAISLGKQVYGGLGMNPFNPALIGRVFLMITFPVQMTTWINPVDGTTGATPLQIMKMQGVSTDYVKLFLGNIGGSLGETSALMIILGGLYLLYKGYIEWRIPGFYLGAVAILSVILGRDPIFELLSGGLMLGAFFMATDMVTSPISRLGKIIFGIGAGIFTVIIRFYGGYPEGVSFSILLMNAFTPVINRYTVPRIYGEVKVR